In Deltaproteobacteria bacterium HGW-Deltaproteobacteria-18, a single genomic region encodes these proteins:
- a CDS encoding VCBS repeat-containing protein: MFKRLLINLAVLLLCAAPALAQEAKTFAVLPFGVHGPQEYQYLSQGIQSMLTTRLTWPENLTPLDAGTVKKTVTSLPADSGAAEKIRQALGVDYLVWGSLTVMGQECSLDVNTIDPQGNNLPRPTQTQLSQVIPSLETVAKDINAQVFGKPETAVAKAQPVATPMNKALIVNETKADTAYANPSLKYEDADTSMGRWRSQTLPFASRGMVVCDGDGDGQNEVFLMTDSTLLAYRVTGGEMKQVAELDLPKNRNYVRLNSIDINRDGRHELVIAAALDKAPKSLIVDFDGKFSIKADSIPYFLGVLNMPPAFMPTLVGQETGRTKYLDSKIHQMIKRDDSYDLGPAIDLPLGGTVFNVTFLPFEDGHQIVMIDDYDHMRIYSSTGALLTSTDETYAGSNLGIEYHSAPMGLQPPTEQNMPSNKVFIPLRAIPSNLDRDSRHELILSRNISVSAQIFSNYRDYPQGEIHSMYWDGVGMSLQWKTARIKGTVTDYALADLDNDGALDLVVSINSHTGMAGTAKKRTMVVAYPLNLDNQ; encoded by the coding sequence ATGTTCAAGAGACTTCTCATCAACCTCGCCGTCCTGCTTCTTTGCGCCGCCCCGGCCCTGGCCCAGGAGGCCAAGACCTTCGCGGTGCTGCCCTTTGGGGTGCATGGACCGCAGGAGTATCAATATCTGAGCCAGGGCATTCAAAGCATGCTGACCACGCGTCTGACCTGGCCCGAAAATTTAACTCCCCTTGATGCAGGGACAGTCAAAAAGACCGTGACCAGCCTGCCTGCGGATTCCGGCGCAGCCGAGAAAATCCGCCAGGCTCTGGGCGTCGACTATCTGGTCTGGGGCTCGCTGACCGTCATGGGTCAGGAATGCAGCCTCGACGTCAACACCATCGATCCCCAAGGCAATAACCTGCCCCGGCCCACACAGACGCAACTGAGCCAGGTCATCCCGAGTCTGGAGACGGTCGCCAAAGACATCAACGCCCAGGTCTTCGGCAAGCCAGAAACCGCCGTTGCCAAGGCGCAGCCGGTAGCCACCCCCATGAACAAGGCCCTCATCGTCAACGAAACCAAGGCTGACACGGCCTACGCCAACCCCTCCCTGAAGTATGAAGACGCCGACACCTCCATGGGCCGCTGGCGCAGCCAGACCCTGCCGTTTGCCTCTCGCGGGATGGTGGTGTGTGACGGGGACGGGGACGGGCAGAATGAAGTGTTCCTGATGACGGACAGCACCCTGCTCGCTTACAGAGTCACTGGCGGAGAAATGAAACAGGTCGCTGAACTCGACCTGCCAAAAAACCGGAATTACGTGCGCCTGAACAGCATCGACATTAACCGCGACGGCCGCCACGAGCTAGTTATCGCCGCAGCTCTGGACAAAGCCCCCAAGTCCCTCATCGTCGACTTCGACGGCAAGTTCTCCATCAAGGCCGATTCGATCCCCTACTTTCTCGGAGTCCTCAACATGCCTCCGGCCTTCATGCCGACACTGGTTGGACAGGAAACGGGACGCACCAAATATCTGGACAGCAAGATTCACCAGATGATCAAGCGTGACGATTCCTATGACCTCGGTCCGGCCATAGATCTACCCCTTGGCGGCACTGTTTTTAACGTGACCTTCCTGCCCTTCGAAGATGGACATCAGATCGTCATGATCGACGACTATGACCATATGAGAATATACAGCTCAACCGGAGCGCTCTTGACTTCAACGGACGAAACCTATGCCGGGTCCAACCTCGGGATCGAATACCACTCTGCCCCCATGGGCCTGCAGCCGCCCACGGAGCAGAACATGCCGTCGAACAAAGTTTTCATCCCCTTGCGCGCCATCCCGTCAAATCTAGACAGGGACAGCCGCCACGAACTCATTCTCAGCCGTAACATCTCCGTCTCGGCCCAGATTTTCTCAAACTACAGGGACTATCCGCAGGGCGAAATCCATTCCATGTACTGGGATGGCGTCGGCATGAGCCTGCAGTGGAAGACGGCCCGCATCAAGGGCACTGTCACGGACTACGCCTTGGCGGACTTGGACAACGACGGGGCCCTTGACCTCGTGGTCAGCATCAACTCCCACACCGGCATGGCCGGGACGGCCAAAAAACGCACGATGGTGGTGGCGTATCCTTTAAACTTGGACAATCAATAG
- a CDS encoding two-component system response regulator, whose translation MTDANILLVDDDAQFIEIMKKRLTMRRMEVFHASSGEEALQKLAMHGEIEVVILDVKLPGRSGIEMLQLIKQQFPLVEVIMLTGHATVESAIDGMRLGASDYLMKPCSIDVLVEKVKEAVEKKRRHEEKIVDARVREIASRRT comes from the coding sequence GTGACCGACGCCAATATTTTGCTTGTCGACGACGATGCGCAGTTCATCGAAATCATGAAGAAACGCCTGACCATGCGGCGCATGGAAGTGTTTCACGCAAGCAGCGGCGAAGAGGCCTTGCAGAAGCTTGCAATGCATGGCGAAATCGAGGTTGTCATCCTTGACGTGAAGTTGCCCGGGCGGAGCGGCATTGAGATGCTGCAGCTCATCAAGCAGCAATTTCCTCTGGTGGAAGTGATCATGCTGACCGGACACGCCACCGTGGAATCGGCCATCGACGGCATGCGGCTGGGGGCTTCGGATTATCTGATGAAGCCTTGCAGTATCGACGTGCTGGTTGAAAAGGTCAAAGAAGCGGTGGAAAAGAAGCGCAGGCATGAAGAGAAGATAGTCGACGCACGGGTTCGGGAGATCGCCAGTCGCCGAACGTAG
- a CDS encoding response regulator, with amino-acid sequence MADSILLIDDETQFLITMAKRLRKRGFLVREAGSGLNGLRELEAEPADVVVLDVGMPGMDGIQVLREIKLRFPQVQVLMLTGHADMEVALSGMAMGAFDYLMKPVELDVLVGKIREACSRSRKAGERRGLE; translated from the coding sequence ATGGCTGACAGCATTCTTCTCATCGACGACGAGACGCAGTTCCTGATCACCATGGCCAAGCGCCTGCGTAAAAGGGGGTTTCTCGTCAGGGAGGCCGGCAGCGGTCTGAATGGGTTGCGAGAGCTAGAGGCGGAGCCCGCCGATGTGGTAGTGCTTGACGTCGGAATGCCGGGTATGGACGGCATTCAGGTCCTACGGGAGATCAAGTTGCGTTTTCCGCAGGTGCAGGTGCTCATGCTGACCGGGCACGCCGACATGGAAGTTGCGCTTTCGGGAATGGCCATGGGCGCGTTCGACTATCTGATGAAACCGGTGGAGCTTGATGTCCTGGTCGGTAAAATCCGGGAGGCCTGTTCCCGGAGCAGGAAAGCGGGTGAGAGGCGCGGGTTGGAGTAA
- a CDS encoding PAS domain-containing sensor histidine kinase has protein sequence MNLSEYYNTVMELSHGIVITLDEDGRIIHGNSRFEALSGYEIGDIAGQDWFELCVDAKRADTSRAIFAGIVEAGTLAFMKGSLMTRDGRKIYIDWNMKPLFDSRQSLVSVLCVGQDVTAHVLRQRELLHEHGRLVALNKELSCLHAMNRIVSNMDSELPDILREILAIIPPSFQNPQSTGVRLLLDGQVIISGKFTPDASCRLEQEVLVQKVKRGHLSVSLSGSAEDGTDFAFLPTESELLGALAKHVGWIIAKREALSTKRNLERQLQHADRLAKIGQFAAGVAHELNEPLANILGFAQLAEQTPGLPAQVMKDLDNIIKAALHSREVIKKLMIFGRQVPLQKSLVDLNQIIRDSLYFIEMSASRGKVEVRMNLAEGLPTIMADPQHLKQVIVNLVVNGIHAMPGGGVLTIETMSFKDDVYLLVSDIGVGMSPEVMRQIFSPFFTTKDVDQGTGLGLAVVHGIVHAHGGVIEVESEPGRGTRFEITFPCRQSVPDMNPATDDK, from the coding sequence ATGAATCTTTCCGAATATTACAATACCGTCATGGAACTCAGCCACGGCATCGTCATCACCCTCGACGAGGACGGGCGGATCATCCATGGAAATTCGCGTTTCGAAGCGCTTTCCGGCTACGAAATCGGCGACATCGCAGGCCAGGACTGGTTTGAGCTTTGCGTGGACGCCAAACGCGCGGACACGTCCAGGGCGATATTCGCGGGGATCGTCGAGGCCGGGACGCTGGCGTTCATGAAAGGCTCCCTCATGACCAGGGACGGGCGCAAGATCTATATCGACTGGAACATGAAACCCCTGTTCGACTCCCGGCAAAGCCTGGTCAGCGTCCTCTGCGTTGGCCAGGATGTCACGGCCCATGTGCTGCGTCAGCGCGAGTTGCTGCACGAACATGGTCGACTGGTGGCCCTGAACAAGGAGCTTTCCTGCCTGCACGCCATGAACCGCATCGTCTCGAACATGGATAGTGAACTGCCGGACATTCTGCGCGAGATATTGGCCATAATCCCTCCCTCGTTCCAGAATCCCCAGTCCACTGGCGTGCGCCTGCTGCTCGACGGGCAGGTGATAATCAGCGGGAAATTCACGCCAGATGCCTCGTGCCGTCTGGAGCAGGAAGTGCTCGTGCAGAAGGTGAAACGCGGGCACCTGAGCGTCAGCCTTTCGGGGAGCGCCGAGGACGGGACTGATTTCGCCTTTCTGCCCACGGAGTCCGAACTTCTTGGAGCCCTGGCCAAGCATGTGGGCTGGATCATCGCCAAACGCGAGGCCCTGTCGACCAAGAGAAATCTCGAACGGCAATTGCAGCACGCAGACCGGCTGGCCAAGATCGGCCAGTTTGCGGCCGGCGTGGCGCATGAATTGAACGAGCCCCTGGCCAACATCCTCGGCTTTGCGCAGCTGGCCGAACAGACCCCTGGCCTTCCGGCGCAGGTCATGAAGGATCTGGACAACATCATCAAGGCGGCCCTGCACAGCCGCGAGGTGATCAAGAAGCTGATGATTTTCGGTCGTCAGGTGCCACTACAGAAAAGCCTTGTCGATTTGAATCAGATCATCCGCGATTCCCTGTATTTCATCGAGATGAGCGCCTCCCGAGGCAAGGTCGAGGTGCGCATGAACCTGGCCGAAGGACTGCCCACGATCATGGCCGACCCGCAGCATCTCAAGCAGGTCATCGTCAATCTGGTGGTCAACGGCATTCATGCCATGCCGGGGGGAGGGGTCTTGACCATAGAAACCATGTCCTTCAAGGATGACGTCTATCTTCTGGTCAGCGACATAGGCGTTGGCATGTCTCCGGAAGTCATGCGGCAGATTTTCAGCCCGTTCTTCACCACCAAGGACGTGGATCAGGGTACGGGCCTGGGTCTTGCGGTGGTGCACGGGATTGTCCATGCCCATGGCGGGGTCATCGAAGTGGAGAGCGAACCGGGCCGTGGCACGCGCTTTGAGATCACCTTCCCATGCCGCCAGAGCGTGCCTGACATGAATCCGGCCACCGACGACAAATAA
- a CDS encoding sigma-54-dependent Fis family transcriptional regulator, producing MQDKATSILAVDDSPATLEVISRNLTGAGYVVHTCGSVEEAGAFLDGTPVDLIITDYKMPRANGLELIKYVRDNFKDTEIMMITGYPTISGAVEAMRDGAGEYLAKPFTGEELLAVVRRILEKQARRRAAHADDQELSAFGIIGNCPEMQAVYGLIRKAAQTSANVFISGESGTGKELVARAVHYNSDRRASAFVPVNCSAIPDTLLESELFGHVKGAFTGAKDSRAGFFEIANGGTIFLDEIGDASPNLQAKLLRVMQSKEFCMVGSSRTRTVDTRIIAATHKDLKRLVAQGLFREDLFYRIHVVEIPLPSLAERGDDILMLANHFLRKFAADMNRETPRMTDEALQALAQYAWPGNVRELENLLQRLVIIGDGPVIDITDLPESMRFSINRGRHGDKTLAEVEADHIRAVLARTGDNKTRAAEILGIDRKTLREKLKRLGLG from the coding sequence ATGCAGGACAAGGCTACTTCAATTCTGGCCGTGGATGACAGCCCCGCAACCCTCGAAGTCATCTCGCGCAACCTGACCGGGGCGGGCTATGTGGTCCATACCTGCGGCAGCGTCGAGGAGGCCGGAGCATTTCTGGACGGGACGCCTGTGGACCTTATCATCACCGATTACAAGATGCCCCGGGCAAACGGACTGGAACTCATCAAGTATGTGCGGGACAATTTCAAAGACACCGAAATCATGATGATCACCGGCTATCCGACGATCAGCGGAGCCGTGGAAGCCATGCGAGACGGGGCCGGGGAATACCTGGCCAAGCCATTCACCGGCGAGGAGCTCCTGGCCGTGGTCCGGCGGATTCTTGAAAAACAGGCCAGAAGGCGAGCGGCCCACGCCGATGATCAGGAGCTCAGCGCATTCGGGATCATCGGTAACTGCCCCGAGATGCAGGCCGTTTACGGGCTTATCCGCAAGGCCGCCCAGACCAGCGCCAATGTGTTCATTTCCGGAGAGTCGGGCACGGGCAAGGAACTGGTGGCCCGCGCCGTGCACTACAACAGCGACCGCAGAGCCTCCGCCTTTGTGCCGGTCAACTGCTCGGCCATTCCCGACACCCTGCTTGAGAGTGAACTCTTCGGCCACGTCAAGGGCGCCTTCACCGGCGCCAAGGACAGCCGGGCCGGTTTTTTCGAGATCGCCAACGGCGGGACCATTTTTCTGGACGAAATCGGGGACGCCAGCCCCAATCTGCAGGCCAAGCTGCTGCGGGTCATGCAGAGCAAGGAGTTCTGCATGGTCGGGTCATCAAGAACCCGCACCGTGGACACCCGCATCATCGCGGCCACGCACAAGGATTTGAAACGTCTGGTGGCGCAGGGCCTTTTCCGGGAAGATCTTTTTTACCGCATCCACGTCGTGGAGATCCCGCTGCCGTCCCTGGCTGAACGCGGGGACGACATCCTCATGCTGGCCAACCATTTCCTGCGCAAATTCGCCGCAGACATGAACCGCGAGACCCCGCGCATGACCGACGAGGCTCTGCAAGCCCTGGCGCAGTATGCCTGGCCAGGCAATGTCCGGGAGCTCGAAAACCTGTTGCAACGCCTAGTCATCATCGGCGACGGGCCTGTCATCGACATCACCGACCTGCCCGAGTCCATGCGATTCTCCATCAACCGCGGCCGCCACGGGGACAAGACCCTGGCCGAGGTGGAAGCGGATCACATCCGCGCAGTCCTGGCCCGCACCGGCGACAACAAAACCCGCGCCGCCGAGATACTGGGCATCGATCGCAAGACACTCAGGGAGAAGCTGAAGCGTCTGGGATTGGGGTGA